In Halorientalis sp. LT38, a genomic segment contains:
- a CDS encoding CDP-alcohol phosphatidyltransferase family protein, whose amino-acid sequence MSDEPGQPGTVLPDTVAAQVKRRWDDSVGMGLLERLTGADYLSLVALFFAWSSAVLLVRGEVNWGILVMFGSFLFDKLDGYYARKHDISSSFGRQIDSFIDVFAYLVTGALLYHVALSPHPVMTIIVGFAILAFGGLRLVRHASEGFGESGGTSYYVGYTVVHLNFVVLLTYYLDLFVAGWNGWFAAVPILVLSPLMVSGYKSYKTTVAHALGGAFCLAAAGVCLGLELASAGVI is encoded by the coding sequence ATGTCCGATGAACCCGGCCAGCCCGGGACTGTACTCCCGGATACAGTTGCTGCGCAGGTCAAACGGAGATGGGACGACTCGGTCGGCATGGGGTTGCTCGAACGGCTCACGGGAGCGGACTATCTGAGTCTCGTCGCGCTGTTTTTCGCGTGGTCGAGTGCCGTCCTGCTCGTTCGTGGCGAGGTCAACTGGGGGATTCTCGTCATGTTCGGGTCGTTCCTGTTCGACAAACTGGACGGGTACTACGCACGCAAACACGATATTTCGTCGTCATTCGGTCGGCAGATCGACTCGTTCATCGACGTTTTCGCCTACCTCGTCACCGGGGCACTGCTGTATCACGTCGCGCTCTCCCCACATCCGGTGATGACGATCATCGTGGGGTTCGCCATCCTCGCGTTCGGTGGGCTGCGACTCGTCAGACACGCGAGTGAGGGGTTCGGGGAATCGGGTGGGACGAGTTACTACGTCGGTTACACCGTGGTTCACCTGAACTTCGTAGTCCTGCTGACCTACTATCTCGACCTGTTCGTCGCGGGCTGGAACGGCTGGTTCGCCGCCGTTCCCATCCTCGTGCTCTCCCCCCTCATGGTATCAGGCTATAAGAGCTACAAGACGACCGTCGCCCATGCGCTGGGTGGGGCGTTCTGCCTGGCTGCAGCGGGCGTCTGTCTCGGTCTGGAGCTCGCCAGTGCGGGGGTGATCTGA
- a CDS encoding PHP domain-containing protein, protein MTGERTITFDPHVHTDASYDAEGSVHKVLACCHNSPLDAVAITDHDTTLAAREALEQQDRYDVTVVPGVEISTADGHLLALGVVDRPPIGRSLADTVRWVRTEGGVAVVPHPFQVSRYGVRKRDLVPCDGIEVFNAWSMAGIQNRRAEAFASEREYTALGGSDAHDSTMIGQGYTEVDVTLPDGDLTPARILAGIRAGRTRAVGNTTSKTKYLSKYTRTVRDRMAKRVR, encoded by the coding sequence ATGACAGGGGAGCGCACGATCACCTTCGACCCACACGTCCACACGGACGCCTCCTACGACGCCGAGGGCTCGGTCCACAAGGTGCTGGCGTGCTGTCACAACTCTCCGCTCGACGCTGTCGCCATCACCGATCACGACACGACCCTCGCCGCCCGCGAGGCACTGGAACAGCAGGACCGATACGACGTCACTGTCGTCCCGGGCGTCGAGATCTCGACGGCCGACGGCCACCTGCTGGCGTTGGGCGTCGTCGACCGGCCGCCCATCGGCCGCTCGCTGGCAGACACCGTCCGCTGGGTCCGGACGGAGGGTGGCGTCGCCGTCGTCCCACACCCGTTCCAGGTCAGCCGTTACGGCGTCCGGAAGCGCGATCTCGTCCCCTGTGATGGCATCGAGGTATTCAACGCCTGGTCGATGGCGGGCATCCAGAACCGGCGGGCAGAAGCGTTCGCGAGCGAGCGTGAGTACACCGCACTCGGTGGGAGTGACGCCCACGACTCGACGATGATCGGACAGGGTTACACGGAAGTCGACGTCACACTGCCCGACGGAGACCTCACACCGGCCCGGATTCTGGCGGGCATCAGGGCCGGGCGGACGCGCGCTGTCGGGAACACCACCTCGAAGACGAAATATCTCAGCAAGTACACCCGCACCGTGCGTGACCGGATGGCGAAACGAGTGCGGTGA
- a CDS encoding metallophosphoesterase family protein has translation MSNEIADQATSVRDGMTRRLFHPGPRWGEHPALTDAHFSDEVARYHRRFDADRVEDIYVVGDVHGCIDELRTLWNRLEPTDDDIVVFVGDLVRKGPDSAAVVEFVQSRENAVSVRGNNEAKIIHERIDTDPFDPIADVLESFPLVVSWDDAMAVHGGVNPNDSLSAHAPDDLLEMRSVPPGNSYDGPFWFEHHDQPPRVFFGHTVLAEPFVSDWAIGLDTGCVYGGALTAYDYRREEFHSVPAERTYQSRTDEKILDV, from the coding sequence GTGTCGAACGAAATCGCCGATCAGGCGACGAGCGTTCGTGACGGGATGACGCGACGACTTTTCCATCCGGGCCCGCGGTGGGGAGAGCACCCCGCCCTCACCGACGCCCATTTCAGCGACGAGGTCGCCCGATACCACCGCCGGTTCGACGCCGATCGAGTCGAGGACATCTACGTCGTGGGCGACGTCCACGGCTGTATCGACGAGTTGCGGACGCTGTGGAACCGGCTGGAGCCGACGGACGACGATATCGTCGTCTTCGTCGGCGATCTCGTGCGGAAAGGCCCGGACAGTGCGGCGGTCGTCGAGTTCGTTCAGTCACGGGAGAACGCCGTCAGCGTCCGGGGGAACAACGAGGCGAAGATTATCCACGAGCGGATCGATACCGACCCGTTCGACCCGATCGCGGACGTCCTCGAATCGTTCCCACTGGTCGTCTCCTGGGACGACGCGATGGCCGTCCACGGTGGCGTCAATCCGAACGACTCCCTCTCGGCCCACGCCCCAGACGATCTGCTGGAGATGCGGTCGGTTCCACCCGGAAACAGCTACGACGGACCGTTCTGGTTCGAACACCACGACCAGCCGCCGCGGGTGTTCTTCGGCCACACGGTACTGGCAGAGCCGTTCGTCAGCGACTGGGCCATCGGGCTGGATACAGGCTGTGTCTACGGCGGCGCGCTGACGGCCTACGACTACCGCCGCGAGGAATTTCACAGCGTCCCCGCCGAGCGCACGTATCAGTCCCGAACGGACGAGAAAATCCTAGACGTATGA
- the ppk1 gene encoding polyphosphate kinase 1, with protein MTDRDPTGAEYYLNRELSELAFQERVLREGMDERNPPLERLRFLAFFTKNTDEFFMKRVGGLKQQIDASVTETTPDGRTPKQQWREVLDTARPLFRQQSEYWRSTLRPTLADEGIAIHTPDELPAEKRSELRAYFEESILPTLTPLAFDPAHPFPFISNLSLSLAVLSSNGEDDETTFTRIKIPPNQSRLIGVPGETERYVLIEDLIEANLDLLLPDLDIRDVSKFKVTRNAEVRRNEEVAEDLIDMVQEVLEQRRFATVVRLEVDADMPEESVSILKEQLGIDDREVFYREGPIDFEDFFTLVDLERPDLKPPSWTPKAHPRLGPMVSDAPDGSTDIFDEIRAGDILAHHPYHSFEGTVQRFLDAAANDPDVLAVKAAIYRTASDSKVIGSLIDAADNGKQVAVMVELKARFDEKNNLQWIRQLEEEGIHVAYGTIGLKTHTKTALVVRQEEDGVQLYSHVGTGNYHSGTAKGYSDLGLLTADRDVGNDLTKLFNFFTGPTLDDSFRKLLIAPVTMRQRFTELISGEIEHAHSGRRARIVVKVNGLEDPAMVEALYRASMAGVEIDLIVRDICRLRPGIDGLSENITVHSVVGRFLEHARIFYFENGGKPEWYIGSADWMTRNLDYRVEAVTPVEDPKLREQLRFILEATLTDNRRRWVMQSDGSYQQVTPDGDPVRDIQEMLMAATDAAISRGYGPGIEVDTERIEESLLVEEVTESDTDIESQSSDTASDTTDNESTYTDGGDSSIFDVYSKHWYHPDSDTYDWAVRTTDGERRYYKTREGARTRLRSEYD; from the coding sequence ATGACCGACAGAGATCCCACGGGCGCCGAGTATTACTTGAACCGGGAGCTCTCAGAGCTCGCTTTCCAGGAGCGCGTGCTTCGTGAAGGGATGGACGAGCGCAATCCGCCGCTCGAACGGCTCCGCTTTCTCGCGTTTTTCACCAAGAACACTGACGAATTCTTCATGAAGCGAGTCGGTGGACTCAAACAACAGATCGACGCCAGCGTGACCGAGACGACACCGGACGGCCGGACGCCGAAACAACAGTGGCGGGAGGTCCTGGATACTGCACGGCCACTCTTTCGACAGCAGTCTGAATACTGGCGATCGACGCTACGGCCGACACTCGCGGACGAAGGCATCGCGATCCACACTCCCGACGAACTCCCGGCTGAGAAACGATCGGAGTTGCGGGCCTACTTCGAGGAGTCCATCCTTCCGACGCTGACGCCACTCGCGTTCGACCCGGCCCACCCGTTTCCGTTCATCTCGAACCTCTCGCTTTCCTTGGCCGTGCTCTCGTCGAACGGGGAAGACGACGAAACGACGTTCACTCGCATCAAGATCCCGCCGAATCAATCCCGACTGATAGGCGTTCCCGGTGAGACGGAACGGTACGTCCTCATCGAAGATCTCATCGAGGCCAATCTCGATCTGCTGCTCCCCGACCTCGATATCCGCGACGTATCGAAGTTCAAGGTGACCAGAAACGCCGAAGTACGGCGCAACGAGGAAGTCGCCGAGGACCTCATCGACATGGTCCAGGAAGTACTCGAACAGCGTCGGTTCGCAACGGTCGTCCGACTGGAGGTCGACGCCGACATGCCCGAGGAATCCGTCTCGATCCTCAAAGAGCAACTCGGGATAGACGATCGAGAGGTGTTCTATCGCGAGGGTCCGATCGATTTCGAGGACTTCTTCACGCTCGTCGATCTGGAGCGTCCGGATCTCAAACCGCCGTCCTGGACGCCGAAAGCACATCCCCGCTTGGGGCCGATGGTCAGCGATGCGCCGGATGGCTCCACGGACATTTTTGACGAGATCAGAGCGGGAGACATCCTCGCACACCATCCGTATCACTCCTTCGAGGGAACCGTACAGCGGTTTCTCGATGCCGCGGCGAACGACCCCGACGTCCTCGCCGTGAAAGCAGCTATCTACCGGACCGCAAGTGACTCGAAGGTCATCGGGAGCCTCATCGATGCCGCCGACAACGGCAAACAGGTGGCGGTGATGGTCGAACTCAAGGCCCGCTTCGACGAGAAGAACAATCTCCAGTGGATTCGTCAACTCGAGGAAGAGGGCATCCACGTCGCCTATGGGACCATCGGCTTGAAAACGCACACCAAGACGGCTCTCGTCGTCCGGCAGGAGGAAGACGGCGTCCAACTCTACTCACACGTCGGAACGGGAAATTATCACTCGGGGACTGCAAAGGGGTATTCCGACCTGGGACTGTTGACCGCCGATCGGGACGTCGGGAACGACCTCACGAAACTGTTCAACTTCTTCACCGGACCGACGCTCGACGACAGTTTTCGGAAACTCCTCATCGCGCCCGTGACCATGCGCCAGCGGTTCACGGAGTTGATCAGCGGGGAAATCGAGCACGCTCACTCCGGCCGACGGGCGCGGATCGTGGTGAAGGTGAACGGACTCGAAGATCCGGCGATGGTCGAAGCGCTCTATCGCGCCTCGATGGCCGGGGTCGAAATCGACCTGATCGTCCGGGACATCTGCCGGCTCCGCCCCGGTATCGACGGGTTGAGCGAGAACATCACCGTTCATTCGGTCGTCGGGCGGTTCCTCGAACACGCCCGGATCTTCTACTTCGAGAACGGCGGCAAGCCCGAGTGGTACATCGGATCGGCTGACTGGATGACTCGAAACCTCGACTACCGGGTCGAAGCCGTGACACCCGTCGAAGACCCAAAATTGCGTGAACAACTTCGGTTCATCCTCGAAGCCACACTGACCGACAACCGTCGCCGGTGGGTGATGCAAAGCGACGGTAGTTACCAGCAAGTCACCCCAGATGGCGATCCAGTACGGGATATCCAAGAGATGCTGATGGCGGCAACGGACGCGGCCATCAGTCGCGGCTACGGGCCCGGGATAGAGGTCGATACGGAACGTATCGAGGAGTCCCTCCTCGTCGAGGAAGTCACGGAATCCGACACGGATATCGAGTCTCAGTCGTCGGATACGGCTTCTGACACCACCGATAATGAATCGACGTATACGGACGGTGGTGATTCATCGATATTCGACGTGTATTCCAAGCATTGGTACCATCCCGACAGCGACACGTACGACTGGGCTGTTCGAACGACCGATGGCGAACGCCGATACTACAAGACACGCGAGGGGGCGCGTACCCGCCTTCGGTCAGAGTACGATTGA
- a CDS encoding Rid family detoxifying hydrolase yields MKRTVSTDAAPAAVGAYSQATATDSLVFTAGQIPLTPDGELLDEESITVQTEQALDNVRAILDEAGAGMDDVLKVTVYLADIDDFEAMNETYATYFDDEPPARSAVEVGALPKGVGVEIEAVATR; encoded by the coding sequence ATGAAACGCACCGTCAGCACCGACGCGGCTCCCGCGGCGGTCGGCGCCTACAGCCAGGCCACCGCGACCGACTCCCTCGTGTTCACGGCCGGCCAGATCCCCCTGACCCCCGACGGCGAGTTACTCGACGAGGAGTCCATCACCGTCCAGACCGAGCAGGCGCTGGACAACGTCCGCGCCATCCTCGACGAGGCCGGCGCCGGCATGGACGACGTACTGAAAGTCACCGTCTATCTCGCCGACATCGACGACTTCGAGGCCATGAACGAGACCTACGCGACCTACTTCGACGACGAGCCACCGGCCCGTAGCGCCGTCGAGGTGGGCGCGCTCCCGAAGGGCGTCGGCGTCGAGATCGAGGCCGTCGCCACGAGGTGA
- a CDS encoding SDR family NAD(P)-dependent oxidoreductase, with protein MTDGIEPPELTTDRILTLDDDHFTTDSVALVTGAGSGIGRATAVALAANGLAVAATDVDEEGLAGTTEKAEDLDVDGEIHEIAGDLTDDEDVRRIVDAAAEKGDLRYVANIAGLQHIDPLPEFPMEKYDLMHDVMLRAPFLIAKLAMPHIRDTDDGEGAIGNMCSIHGHTATQDKSGYITSKFGLRGLTKSIAAEGDGTLRAFTVSTGYVKTPLVTNQIPDTAEERGITEEEVVEDVMLGKSQVKEMMEPVDVANLFALGFSGYGRHLDGGDLTWDGGHLSTYE; from the coding sequence ATGACAGACGGAATCGAGCCCCCGGAGCTCACGACGGACCGCATTCTCACGCTCGACGACGACCACTTCACGACCGACAGCGTGGCGCTGGTGACGGGCGCCGGATCGGGCATCGGCCGCGCGACCGCAGTCGCGCTTGCCGCCAACGGCCTCGCCGTGGCGGCGACGGACGTCGACGAGGAGGGGCTGGCTGGTACGACCGAGAAAGCCGAAGACCTCGACGTCGACGGCGAGATCCACGAGATCGCGGGCGACCTGACCGACGACGAGGACGTCCGGCGGATCGTCGACGCCGCCGCCGAGAAAGGAGATCTGCGTTACGTCGCCAACATCGCGGGCCTCCAGCACATCGACCCACTGCCGGAGTTCCCGATGGAGAAGTACGACCTCATGCACGACGTGATGCTCCGCGCACCCTTCCTGATCGCCAAGCTCGCCATGCCCCACATCCGCGACACCGACGACGGCGAGGGTGCGATCGGCAACATGTGTTCGATCCACGGCCACACCGCGACCCAGGACAAGTCCGGCTACATCACCTCGAAGTTCGGCCTGCGGGGGCTAACGAAATCCATCGCCGCGGAGGGCGACGGGACCCTGCGCGCGTTCACCGTCTCGACGGGGTACGTGAAGACGCCCCTCGTCACGAACCAGATCCCCGACACGGCCGAGGAACGAGGCATCACCGAGGAGGAGGTCGTCGAGGACGTGATGCTCGGCAAGTCCCAGGTCAAGGAGATGATGGAGCCCGTGGACGTGGCGAACCTCTTCGCGCTCGGCTTCTCGGGTTATGGCCGCCACCTCGACGGGGGCGACCTCACCTGGGACGGCGGGCACCTGTCGACGTACGAATAA
- a CDS encoding patatin-like phospholipase family protein — MSDEANVAIACQGGGSHTAFSAGVLQELLPAIERRGDRLVGLSGTSGGAFAAVAGWYGSQTAGTTAEAVLEDLWAELAASSPAAQIGNDALVWTTFLENTGVPIPEVSPYQHPWSGWGQEQLREALTTVVDFDAIPGLAAPEAPELVVGTVDINAGTFETFTNESVTATAVLASAAVPQLFPAVEIDGDSYWDGLFSQNPPIGDLYDVPAERKPDELWVVQINPQTRSGTPTTLREIVDRRNELAGNLSLNQELQVVEQINRFLEAGYLPEDEYRYTSIRRLGLDGERPYASKLDRSPEFVSELIETGRESARQFLADL; from the coding sequence ATGAGCGACGAGGCGAACGTCGCGATCGCGTGCCAGGGAGGGGGCAGCCACACCGCCTTCAGCGCCGGCGTCCTCCAGGAACTCCTCCCGGCCATCGAACGCCGCGGCGACCGGCTGGTGGGCCTCAGCGGCACCTCTGGCGGCGCGTTCGCGGCGGTCGCGGGCTGGTACGGCTCGCAGACCGCGGGCACGACCGCCGAGGCCGTCCTCGAGGACCTCTGGGCGGAACTGGCGGCCTCGAGTCCCGCAGCGCAGATCGGCAACGACGCGCTCGTCTGGACGACGTTCCTCGAGAACACCGGCGTCCCGATCCCGGAGGTCAGTCCCTACCAGCACCCGTGGTCCGGGTGGGGTCAGGAGCAACTCCGCGAGGCGTTGACGACCGTCGTCGACTTCGACGCGATCCCCGGGCTGGCGGCCCCCGAGGCGCCCGAACTCGTCGTCGGCACGGTCGACATCAACGCCGGCACCTTCGAGACGTTCACCAACGAGTCGGTCACGGCGACCGCGGTCCTCGCGTCGGCGGCCGTCCCCCAGCTGTTCCCCGCCGTCGAGATCGACGGCGACAGCTACTGGGACGGCCTGTTCTCGCAGAACCCGCCGATCGGGGACCTGTACGACGTCCCGGCCGAGCGGAAACCGGACGAGCTCTGGGTCGTCCAGATCAACCCCCAGACCCGTTCGGGGACGCCGACGACGCTGCGGGAGATCGTCGACCGGCGCAACGAACTGGCCGGCAACCTCTCGCTGAACCAGGAGCTCCAGGTCGTCGAGCAGATCAACCGGTTCCTGGAGGCGGGGTACCTGCCCGAGGACGAGTACCGGTACACGTCGATCAGGCGGCTCGGCCTCGATGGCGAGCGCCCCTACGCCTCGAAACTCGACCGCAGCCCGGAGTTCGTCTCCGAACTGATCGAAACGGGGCGGGAGAGTGCCCGGCAGTTCCTCGCGGACCTGTGA
- the ilvA gene encoding threonine ammonia-lyase, with protein sequence MLDLADVEAAVDRVAATARHTPLEYSHTFSAMTGADVRLKLETFQRTGAFKIRGATNRIATLSDAEREAGVVTASAGNHAQGVALAATKAGVDSKIVMPEPAPVSKVKATRSYGAEVVLHGEDYSEAAERAHEIEREEGRTYVHAFDDPMVMAGQGTIGLEILEDCPDVETVVVPIGGGGLISGIATAIKGRNPDVRVIGVQAEGAASAAQSLAKGEIVEREGVNTIADGIATRRVGDETFPIIRERVDEVVTVGDEEIAVALTMLLERSKTLVEGAGAVPLAAVLEERFDYAADEVIVPALCGGNIDLNTLTTVILRGLVRTGRYLRLRTVLKDRPGTLEELTNILSAHRANIYAIRHDRTSRDVAMNDAEVELDLETRGHDHVETVLAALEDAGYETEVLL encoded by the coding sequence ATGCTCGACCTCGCCGACGTGGAGGCGGCCGTAGACCGGGTCGCGGCGACGGCCAGACACACGCCGCTGGAGTACTCCCACACCTTCTCCGCGATGACGGGCGCGGACGTCCGCCTGAAACTCGAGACCTTCCAGCGCACGGGCGCGTTCAAGATCCGTGGGGCGACGAACCGCATCGCGACGCTCTCGGACGCAGAGCGGGAAGCGGGCGTCGTGACCGCGAGCGCGGGCAACCACGCCCAGGGGGTCGCGCTCGCGGCGACGAAGGCCGGCGTCGACTCGAAGATCGTCATGCCCGAACCCGCGCCGGTCTCGAAGGTGAAGGCCACCCGCAGCTACGGCGCCGAAGTCGTCCTCCACGGCGAGGACTACAGCGAGGCCGCCGAGCGGGCCCACGAGATCGAACGCGAGGAGGGACGCACCTACGTCCACGCGTTCGACGATCCCATGGTGATGGCCGGCCAGGGGACCATCGGCCTCGAGATCCTCGAGGACTGCCCGGATGTCGAGACCGTCGTCGTCCCCATCGGCGGCGGCGGACTCATCAGCGGGATCGCCACGGCGATCAAGGGGCGCAATCCCGACGTCAGGGTGATCGGCGTCCAGGCGGAGGGGGCGGCGAGCGCCGCCCAGTCGCTGGCGAAGGGCGAGATCGTCGAACGCGAGGGCGTCAACACCATCGCGGACGGGATCGCCACCCGCCGGGTCGGCGACGAGACCTTCCCGATCATCCGCGAGCGCGTCGACGAGGTGGTGACCGTCGGCGACGAGGAGATCGCCGTCGCGCTGACCATGCTTCTCGAACGCTCGAAGACGCTGGTCGAGGGCGCCGGTGCCGTGCCGCTGGCAGCGGTCCTCGAGGAGCGCTTCGACTACGCCGCCGACGAGGTGATCGTCCCCGCGCTCTGTGGCGGCAACATCGACCTCAACACGCTGACGACGGTGATCCTCCGAGGGCTCGTCCGGACCGGACGCTACCTGCGGTTGCGCACCGTTCTGAAGGACCGGCCCGGAACCCTCGAGGAATTGACGAACATCCTCTCGGCCCACCGCGCGAACATCTACGCCATCCGGCACGACCGCACCTCGCGGGACGTGGCGATGAACGACGCCGAGGTCGAACTCGACCTGGAGACCCGCGGCCACGATCACGTCGAGACCGTGCTGGCGGCCCTCGAAGACGCCGGCTACGAGACCGAGGTCCTGCTCTGA
- a CDS encoding CRISPR-associated protein Cas4, with the protein MHTFRDVETAAYCPRKLYYRRRSGPPDVPDEVAACRQLAFEYERLLDSDADLLAAPIEVSPTRFRSQLGRAKARLDAWDALVDPPHREQMLDGRECRGVAHKVLEEPLAPSLVFAGAPPDEGVWKPQTARLVAAAKALSWERETPVERAFAEYPAYGVVREVLLTTRRKAAYRSAVRTADAVDGPPARIENDAKCGPCEFRNQCGVRTRSLRSLL; encoded by the coding sequence ATGCACACGTTCCGGGACGTGGAGACGGCCGCGTACTGCCCCCGAAAACTCTACTACCGCCGTCGGTCGGGCCCGCCGGACGTCCCCGACGAGGTCGCTGCCTGCCGGCAACTCGCCTTCGAGTACGAGCGTCTGCTCGACAGCGACGCCGACCTGCTGGCCGCCCCCATCGAGGTTTCTCCGACGCGGTTTCGCTCCCAACTGGGGCGGGCCAAAGCCCGACTGGACGCCTGGGACGCGCTGGTCGATCCCCCACATCGCGAGCAGATGCTCGACGGTCGCGAGTGTCGGGGCGTCGCGCACAAGGTCCTCGAGGAACCGCTGGCGCCTTCGCTCGTGTTCGCCGGTGCGCCGCCCGACGAGGGCGTCTGGAAGCCCCAGACCGCGCGGCTGGTGGCGGCCGCCAAAGCGCTCTCATGGGAGCGCGAGACACCCGTCGAGCGGGCGTTCGCCGAGTATCCGGCCTACGGGGTCGTCCGTGAGGTCCTGCTGACGACTCGTCGGAAGGCCGCCTACCGCAGCGCCGTCCGGACCGCCGACGCCGTGGACGGTCCGCCGGCGCGCATCGAGAACGACGCCAAGTGCGGCCCCTGCGAGTTCCGAAACCAGTGCGGCGTCCGCACCCGATCGCTCCGGTCACTGCTCTAA
- a CDS encoding conditioned medium-induced protein 4 gives MDEKTEELRDIFVEVTDEETVTERQEEGPGSLADADEGEVAARVEAVVERMRDRYTFETALGTDALVTVVRGFYDGDDDATLADALVVTPETVFRARMDLHLLDDADTAFPFDLATLRDAREDPDDPDPTALAADLDSDSDTVARALDVVETQAEIRRVSGRFRSEFEDAIPDAALSVRLTESAREDGLREAAEDIETDTQF, from the coding sequence ATGGACGAGAAAACAGAGGAACTCCGGGACATCTTCGTCGAGGTCACCGACGAAGAGACCGTGACGGAGCGCCAGGAGGAGGGACCGGGGTCGCTCGCCGACGCGGACGAGGGGGAGGTCGCCGCGCGGGTCGAAGCCGTCGTCGAGCGCATGCGCGACCGCTACACGTTCGAGACGGCCCTCGGCACCGACGCGCTCGTGACGGTCGTCCGCGGCTTCTACGACGGCGACGACGACGCGACCCTCGCCGACGCCCTCGTCGTCACCCCCGAGACGGTCTTCCGCGCACGGATGGACCTCCACCTCCTCGACGACGCCGACACCGCCTTCCCCTTCGACCTCGCCACACTGCGGGACGCACGCGAGGACCCCGACGACCCCGACCCCACCGCGCTCGCCGCCGACCTCGATTCGGACTCCGACACCGTCGCCCGCGCGCTCGACGTGGTAGAAACGCAGGCCGAGATCCGCCGCGTCAGCGGCCGCTTCCGCAGCGAGTTCGAGGACGCCATCCCCGACGCCGCCCTCTCGGTCCGCCTGACCGAGAGCGCCCGCGAGGACGGCCTCCGCGAGGCCGCCGAGGACATCGAGACCGACACTCAATTCTAA